The Mixophyes fleayi isolate aMixFle1 chromosome 1, aMixFle1.hap1, whole genome shotgun sequence genome includes a region encoding these proteins:
- the LOC142156171 gene encoding olfactory receptor 5V1-like encodes MNNGSSISEFILIGLSNPPELRMLLLCVFLTMYLITIAGNLFIIIITNLDPILNTPMYFFLGNLSLLDIICTTSTVPKMLVNLVSQQKVISFNGCIVQMFFFTVGMDTEFLLLTFMSLDRYLAICNPLRYKSIMSKKSCIIMSVIVWAFGFSSSTFHSLSTLWLSFCGAKEINHFFCEVPQVLALSCTDISLNKLVLIITDLILGLICICLIFISYVFIIFAILNIRSAEGKKKAFSTCASHITVVLLFYGTLIFAYFKPSSGEASNMDKEIAVFYTIVIPMMNPILYSLRNKEVSLSVKKIIFKKTISKY; translated from the coding sequence ATGAACAATGGGTCCAGCATATCTGAATTTATTCTCATTGGACTTTCCAATCCTCCTGAATTGCGAATGCTACTACTTTGTGTATTTCTTACAATGTACCTAATAACTATAGCTGGTAACCTGTTTATTATCATTATCACAAATTTAGACCCAATACTCAATACCCCAATGTATTTCTTCCTTGGCAATTTATCCTTGTTGGATATAATCTGTACCACTTCTACTGTTCCAAAAATGTTGGTCAATTTAGTTTCTCAGCAAAAAGTGATATCATTTAATGGATGTATTGTTCAGATGTTTTTTTTCACTGTTGGTATGGACACTGAGTTCCTTTTACTAACTTTTATGTCACTTGACCGTTATCTGGCTATATGCAACCCATTAAGATATAAGAGTATTATGAGCAAAAAATCGTGCATTATTATGTCAGTCATTGTCTGGGCTTTTGGTTTTTCAAGTTCTACTTTTCATTCTTTAAGCACTTTATGGTTGTCCTTCTGCGGAGCCAaagaaatcaatcactttttttGTGAGGTACCACAGGTTCTAGCACTATCTTGCACAGATATCTCGTTAAACAAGCTTGTGCTCATCATTACAGATCTTATATTAGGACTGATATGCATTTGTCTAATTTTTATATCCTATGTGTTTATCATCTTTGCAATACTAAATATCCGCTCTGCTGAAGGGAAAAAGAAGGCTTTCTCTACCTGTGCCTCTCACATTACTGTTGTACTGTTATTTTATGGAACATTAATTTTTGCCTATTTTAAACCCTCATCTGGTGAAGCATCAAATATGGACAAAGAGATTGCTGTGTTCTATACAATTGTTATACCAATGATGAACCCAATTTTATACAGTTTAAGGAACAAAGAGGTATCATTGTctgtgaaaaaaattatttttaagaaaactaTTTCTAAATACTAA